One genomic region from Prunus persica cultivar Lovell chromosome G3, Prunus_persica_NCBIv2, whole genome shotgun sequence encodes:
- the LOC109947861 gene encoding protein DJ-1 homolog D-like translates to SPVRLFAQTTLNATFDEIEFDEYDGLLIPGGRSPEHLAMNASVVELVRKFSDSRKPIAAICHGQSVKGRKCTAFPTVKPGLVAAGAHWVEPDTLSVGVVDDNIVTGVTYYGNPEFIGLFLKALGGNISGSGRRVLIICGDYVEDYEVTVPYQTLKVLGCHVDVVCPKKKAGDPCPTAIRDLEGAQTCSETQGQNFVLTADFESVDASSYDALVLPGGKDPEVLALNEDVIVLAKQFMEARKPIASICHGLEILVAAGVLQGKKFTGYPGIKAHVVVSGGTFAEANPIDRCVTDGNLVTAAAWHGQPELISQLMTLLDIRVSF, encoded by the exons tctcccgtgagattatttgcacaaacaacacTGAATGCAACATTTGATGAGATTGAATTTGACGAATATGATGGTCTACTTATACCAGGAGGACGATCTCCTGAACATCTTGCTATGAATGCATCGGTTGTAGAATTGGTGAGAAAATTTTCTGACTCCAGAAAGCCAATTGCTGCTATTTGTCATGGGCAGTCTGTTAAAGGTCGCAAGTGCACAGCGTTTCCAACTGTAAAACCTGGATTGGTTGCTGCTGGTGCTCACTGGGTAGAACCCGATACATTGTCAGTGGGCGTTGTTGATGATAATATAGTTACTGGGGTCACGTATTATGGCAATCCTGAGTTCATTGGGCTTTTTCTCAAGGCACTAGGAGGCAACATATCTGGTTCTGGGAGAAGGGTCCTCATCATCTGTGGA GACTACGTGGAAGATTATGAGGTAACTGTGCCTTATCAGACCCTTAAAGTTCTAGGATGCCATGTTGATGTGGTTTGCCCCAAGAAGAAAGCCGGTGATCCCTGCCCAACTGCTATCCGTGATCTTGAAGGGGCCCAAACCTGCAGTGAAACGCAGggacaaaattttgttttaacagCTGACTTTGAATCCGTAGATGCCTCAAGTTACGACGCTCTTGTACTCCCTGGAGGAAAAGATCCAGAGGTTTTGGCACTAAATGAGGATGTTATTGTACTAGCGAAACAATTTATGGAAGCCAGGAAACCAATTGCATCCATCTGCCATGGCCTGGAAATTTTAGTTGCTGCTGGTGTTCTGCAG GGGAAGAAATTTACTGGATACCCAGGGATTAAGGCTCATGTGGTTGTGTCAGGGGGGACGTTTGCGGAAGCGAATCCAATAGATCGTTGTGTCACTGATGGAAATCTGGTTACCGCAGCAGCGTGGCATGGCCAACCAGAGCTTATTTCTCAGTTGATGACATTGCTTGATATTCGAGTATCATTTTAG